One Phocaeicola dorei genomic region harbors:
- a CDS encoding S41 family peptidase — MKENFQIHIWLGLLLCLLGMSCSDDTPAKGNEPGNGNTELEVNEWIESVMRSDYLWNNDIPAQDKLDFSADPQTFFSSMLSLKDGKTRNGKHLYYYSYMEKNKDYKARTSIDADDTYGMEFTLFNVVNDSNQPLGYYYARILYVLPNSPASSAGLERGDWIVGVKGKNNINSDNYGILLNGDRTQWLVKRGDTEVRTIDIEASRAVEDNPLFYHNVYTRGDKKIGYLVYNHFTPGPNGYSDRTYDEEMKKIFAGFQAQGVNEFVLDLRYNGGGYENSANMLAGLLIPEASRKKVFAVFSDNKGQSYSNDFCVETKGTAGYLKLNSNRIYILTSQSTASSSEVVINSLNPFMDVILIGELTEGKNVGMEMQKNDKYEWMYWPITLRVTNAVNYDYSAGFKPDIEWNEYDLTQNPTDALLPLGDPDEFMLGKAISLITGVKRSARGMNTLSKSIMRGESVYQSTERHATGGMLMVPEGKDN; from the coding sequence ATGAAAGAGAATTTTCAAATCCATATTTGGTTGGGCTTATTGTTATGTCTGTTAGGTATGTCATGTTCGGATGATACTCCGGCTAAAGGAAATGAACCGGGAAATGGCAACACGGAGTTGGAAGTCAATGAGTGGATAGAGAGTGTCATGCGCAGTGATTATTTGTGGAATAACGACATTCCTGCTCAAGATAAATTGGATTTCTCTGCTGATCCCCAAACATTTTTTAGCTCTATGCTCAGTTTGAAAGATGGAAAGACGAGAAACGGAAAGCATCTTTATTATTATTCTTATATGGAGAAGAATAAAGATTATAAAGCACGTACCAGCATTGATGCGGATGATACTTATGGTATGGAGTTTACTTTATTTAATGTTGTAAACGATAGTAATCAACCTTTAGGATATTATTATGCCCGTATCCTGTATGTTCTTCCTAATAGTCCGGCATCAAGTGCAGGTTTGGAAAGAGGGGATTGGATCGTGGGTGTTAAAGGGAAAAATAATATTAATTCCGATAATTATGGAATCTTATTAAATGGGGATAGGACTCAATGGCTCGTCAAACGTGGCGATACAGAGGTCAGAACTATTGATATAGAAGCTTCCCGGGCCGTGGAGGACAATCCCTTATTCTATCACAATGTATATACTCGGGGAGATAAAAAGATAGGGTATTTGGTTTATAATCATTTTACTCCCGGACCGAATGGGTATTCGGATCGTACCTATGATGAGGAAATGAAGAAGATATTTGCCGGATTTCAGGCACAAGGTGTGAACGAATTTGTGTTGGACTTGCGATATAATGGAGGTGGATATGAGAATTCTGCTAATATGCTTGCAGGACTCCTCATACCAGAAGCTTCTCGAAAAAAAGTATTTGCTGTTTTCTCTGACAATAAAGGACAATCCTATTCTAATGATTTTTGTGTGGAGACGAAAGGAACGGCAGGTTACTTGAAACTTAATTCCAATCGAATTTATATATTGACAAGCCAAAGTACGGCTTCTTCTTCGGAAGTCGTTATTAACAGCCTCAACCCATTTATGGATGTTATCCTTATTGGCGAATTGACAGAAGGAAAAAATGTAGGAATGGAGATGCAGAAAAATGATAAATATGAATGGATGTATTGGCCTATTACATTGAGAGTGACTAATGCGGTGAATTATGACTACAGTGCCGGTTTTAAACCGGATATAGAATGGAACGAGTATGATTTGACTCAAAATCCGACGGACGCTTTATTACCATTGGGTGATCCGGATGAATTCATGCTGGGTAAAGCCATCTCCTTGATTACAGGAGTAAAACGATCAGCCAGAGGCATGAATACGTTATCTAAATCGATTATGAGGGGGGAATCTGTGTATCAATCGACAGAACGTCATGCCACTGGAGGAATGTTGATGGTTCCTGAAGGGAAGGACAACTAA
- a CDS encoding biotin--[acetyl-CoA-carboxylase] ligase, with translation MMKSPNWLSKILKEETVTSTNDRLAELCQEKEIKEFTTLMAEYQTAGKGQRGNSWESEYGKNLTFSTVFYPQTIAPASQFILSMAVASAIRTALAHYVHADCLQIKWPNDIYWKDKKIVGILIENDLTGSQISQSIVGIGININQEEFHSSAPNPVSLRQITQKETDRMEVLNSVLEHIINLYSRIENRETDIITKIQEYYLKAQYRKEGYHPYCDAKGEFTAKLIRVEPDGHLILKDKNGSLRKYTFKEVKYIL, from the coding sequence ATGATGAAATCCCCTAACTGGTTAAGCAAAATCTTAAAAGAAGAAACTGTAACCTCTACAAACGACCGACTTGCAGAACTTTGTCAGGAAAAAGAAATCAAGGAATTCACCACGCTTATGGCAGAATATCAAACCGCCGGAAAAGGGCAGCGTGGGAATTCATGGGAATCAGAATATGGCAAGAATCTGACATTCAGCACTGTATTTTATCCCCAAACAATCGCCCCCGCCAGTCAGTTCATTTTATCTATGGCGGTAGCTTCTGCCATTCGTACCGCATTGGCCCATTACGTCCATGCAGATTGCCTGCAAATAAAATGGCCCAATGATATCTATTGGAAAGACAAAAAAATAGTCGGCATATTGATTGAAAATGATTTAACAGGAAGCCAAATTTCACAAAGCATTGTTGGAATAGGAATCAATATTAACCAGGAAGAATTTCATTCATCCGCCCCCAACCCTGTTTCATTAAGACAAATTACTCAAAAGGAAACAGACAGAATGGAAGTTTTAAACAGCGTATTGGAACATATCATAAACCTCTATTCCCGGATAGAAAACAGAGAAACTGATATCATCACCAAAATTCAGGAATACTACCTGAAAGCACAATATCGCAAGGAAGGTTATCACCCCTATTGCGATGCAAAAGGAGAGTTTACTGCCAAACTGATCCGTGTGGAACCCGACGGACATTTGATTCTGAAAGATAAAAACGGTTCTCTTAGAAAATATACCTTCAAAGAAGTTAAATATATCCTTTAG
- a CDS encoding MmcQ/YjbR family DNA-binding protein, translating into MDIETIRDYCIRKKGTTEEFPFDNVTLVFKVMGKMYACIGLDNPEWLSLKCKPEYALELREHHSGIEGAYHFNKKYWNQVSLQGDIDDKLILLLIDHSYEEVIKKFTRKLKKEYDEIP; encoded by the coding sequence ATGGACATAGAAACAATACGCGATTACTGTATCAGAAAGAAAGGAACAACAGAAGAATTTCCTTTTGATAATGTCACCTTAGTATTCAAAGTCATGGGGAAAATGTATGCCTGCATCGGATTGGACAACCCGGAATGGCTATCTTTAAAATGTAAACCCGAATATGCCTTGGAATTAAGAGAACATCATTCCGGCATTGAAGGAGCCTATCACTTCAATAAGAAATATTGGAACCAAGTATCATTACAAGGTGACATTGACGACAAACTGATTTTATTACTGATAGACCACTCATACGAAGAGGTTATCAAAAAATTCACCCGTAAACTTAAAAAAGAATATGATGAAATCCCCTAA
- a CDS encoding YraN family protein, translating into MAEHNEFGKEGEEEAAAYLIDKGYSIRHRNWHCGKKELDIVAEYRNELIVIEVKTRKNTRFGNPEDAVTDKKIRRIIASTDAYLRKFSVDLPVRFDIITLVGEKAPFTIEHIEEAFYPPIW; encoded by the coding sequence ATGGCAGAACACAACGAATTTGGCAAGGAGGGAGAAGAAGAGGCCGCTGCATATCTCATAGATAAAGGATATTCCATCCGCCACCGGAATTGGCATTGCGGGAAAAAAGAACTGGATATTGTCGCCGAATATCGAAACGAACTAATTGTTATAGAGGTAAAGACCCGCAAGAATACTAGATTCGGTAATCCGGAAGATGCAGTAACAGATAAGAAAATTCGCAGAATCATAGCTTCAACTGATGCATACTTGCGCAAGTTCTCAGTAGATTTACCTGTACGTTTTGATATCATCACCTTAGTGGGCGAAAAGGCTCCTTTCACTATAGAGCATATTGAAGAAGCCTTTTATCCTCCGATTTGGTAG
- a CDS encoding nucleoside deaminase, protein MADDTYYMKQALMEAVKAAEQGEVPVGAVVVCRDRIIGRGHNLTETLNDVTAHAEMQAVTAAANTLGGKYLNECTLYVTVEPCVMCAGAIAWAQTGKLVFGAEDPKRGYQKYAPDALHPKTIVVKGILADECARLMKDFFKKKR, encoded by the coding sequence ATGGCAGATGATACCTATTATATGAAACAAGCCTTGATGGAGGCTGTAAAAGCAGCTGAACAGGGAGAAGTTCCGGTGGGGGCGGTGGTAGTCTGTCGTGACCGCATCATTGGCCGTGGCCATAATCTGACAGAAACATTGAATGATGTTACAGCTCATGCCGAAATGCAGGCTGTTACTGCTGCGGCTAATACATTGGGGGGAAAATACCTGAATGAATGTACTTTGTATGTCACAGTGGAACCGTGTGTGATGTGTGCCGGTGCTATAGCTTGGGCACAGACAGGAAAACTTGTCTTTGGTGCTGAAGATCCAAAGAGGGGATATCAAAAATATGCTCCCGATGCCTTGCACCCAAAGACGATCGTGGTGAAAGGAATACTTGCCGATGAATGTGCCCGATTGATGAAAGATTTCTTTAAGAAAAAACGATGA
- a CDS encoding DUF4834 family protein: MFGFLGFLLIIFLLIVFIGFTILGNILRVLFGIGKRPPYQNRTSTHQKQNTYTQNQANDENENFAESSSSNRRSHSSGNRKKIFDEDEGEYVDYEEVK, from the coding sequence ATGTTTGGATTTTTAGGCTTTCTACTTATTATTTTTCTGCTGATTGTTTTTATCGGCTTCACTATATTAGGTAACATTTTGCGTGTATTGTTCGGGATCGGCAAACGTCCCCCCTATCAAAATCGAACTTCCACCCACCAGAAACAAAATACATATACTCAGAATCAAGCGAATGACGAGAATGAGAATTTTGCAGAATCCTCTTCTTCAAATAGACGTTCTCATTCGTCGGGAAACAGAAAAAAAATCTTTGATGAGGATGAGGGAGAGTATGTAGATTATGAAGAGGTGAAATAA
- a CDS encoding CDP-alcohol phosphatidyltransferase family protein codes for MANCITRHIPNAVTCCNLFSGCIASVMAFNEDYTLAISFIILGAVFDFFDGMLARLFKVSGPLGKELDSLADDITFGFAPSAIVFSLFKEVHYPDFLLPVADYMPYTAFLISVFSALRLGKFNIDPRQSSSFIGMPTPANALFWGSLTVGAHSFLISDSFNAAYLFILVVIMSLLLVAEIPMFSLKFKSLAWKQNKVSYIFLIVCIPLLIFFKISSFAAIILWYIILSLLTKKRA; via the coding sequence ATGGCAAACTGTATCACACGCCACATTCCTAACGCAGTAACTTGCTGTAATCTATTCTCCGGTTGTATTGCCAGTGTCATGGCATTTAATGAAGACTATACCTTGGCCATCTCTTTTATTATACTAGGTGCTGTATTTGATTTCTTTGATGGCATGTTGGCACGTTTGTTCAAAGTATCAGGTCCTTTAGGAAAAGAATTAGACTCGTTGGCCGATGACATCACTTTTGGATTCGCTCCTTCCGCCATTGTCTTTTCCTTATTTAAAGAGGTACACTATCCTGATTTTCTATTGCCTGTTGCCGATTATATGCCTTATACCGCATTCCTTATTTCCGTATTTTCAGCTTTGCGTTTAGGCAAGTTCAATATAGACCCACGTCAGAGCAGTAGTTTTATTGGTATGCCCACTCCGGCTAATGCTTTATTTTGGGGATCATTGACTGTAGGAGCACATTCTTTCCTTATATCCGATTCTTTTAATGCGGCATATCTTTTCATTTTGGTAGTTATTATGTCATTATTGCTGGTGGCAGAAATCCCAATGTTCTCATTAAAATTCAAGAGTCTTGCCTGGAAACAGAACAAAGTCAGCTATATTTTCCTCATTGTATGCATCCCCCTGTTGATTTTTTTTAAAATCAGCAGTTTTGCAGCTATCATCCTGTGGTATATCATTCTATCTCTTTTAACTAAAAAAAGAGCGTAA
- a CDS encoding phosphatidylserine decarboxylase family protein yields the protein MNRLKKLKKIRLHREGTSILIVSASLLIGINALLFWGIECKIPFYIFAAASIVVYLLMVNFFRCPIRLFEHDTEKIVVAPADGRIVVIEEVDEHEYFHDRRLMISIFMSIVNVHANWYPVDGVVKHVDHHNGKFMKAWLPKASTENERSMVVIETPEGHTVMARQIAGAIARRIVTYAEVGEDCYIDEHMGFIKFGSRVDVYLPLGTEVCVKMGQATVGNETVIAKLK from the coding sequence ATGAACCGACTGAAGAAATTAAAGAAAATAAGACTACATAGAGAAGGAACAAGCATCTTAATTGTCAGTGCCAGCCTATTAATTGGTATCAATGCCCTGTTGTTTTGGGGAATTGAGTGCAAAATTCCATTCTATATATTTGCCGCCGCAAGTATCGTTGTTTACCTGTTAATGGTTAACTTTTTCCGTTGTCCCATTCGATTATTCGAGCACGACACCGAAAAAATCGTAGTAGCCCCGGCAGACGGAAGGATAGTAGTTATAGAAGAAGTAGACGAACATGAATATTTTCATGACCGCCGGTTAATGATTTCTATTTTTATGAGCATTGTCAATGTACATGCCAATTGGTATCCCGTAGACGGAGTAGTGAAACATGTAGACCATCATAACGGTAAATTTATGAAAGCATGGCTGCCTAAGGCCAGTACGGAAAATGAACGTTCTATGGTCGTTATTGAAACTCCCGAAGGACATACCGTCATGGCGCGCCAAATAGCAGGAGCAATAGCCCGTCGAATCGTGACCTATGCCGAAGTAGGAGAAGATTGCTACATTGATGAACACATGGGTTTTATTAAATTCGGTTCGCGTGTAGATGTTTATCTTCCCCTAGGAACCGAAGTCTGTGTCAAGATGGGACAAGCGACTGTAGGTAACGAAACCGTCATTGCTAAACTAAAATAA
- the dnaE gene encoding DNA polymerase III subunit alpha, which yields MQDFVHLHVHTQYSILDGQASIPRLVDKAMADGMKGIAVTDHGDMFGIKEFFNYVNKKNSSTNGEIKDLKKRIAGLEKGTVECDNPEAELVACKEKLEAAKRKLFKPIFGCEMYVARRRLFNKEGKPDQSGYHLVVLAKNEKGYHNLIKLVSKAWTEGFYMRPRTDRVELEKYHEGLIVCTACIAGEVPRNIIAGKYEEAEEAIQWYKRVFGDDFYLELQRHKATVPRANHEAYKLQQIANEKLIEYSRKFNVKLVCTNDVHFVDEENAEAHDRLICLSTGKDLDDPNRMLYSKQEWMKTRAEMNEVFADVPEALSNTVDICDQVEFYSIDHAPIMPTFAIPEDFGTEEGYRKKYTEKDLFDEFTQDENGNVVMSEEAAKAKIEKLGGYDKLYRIKLEADYLKKLALEGAHKRYGEVLNEEVQERIKFELHIMKTMGFPGYFLIVQDFIRAAREELDVSVGPGRGSAAGSAVAYCLGITKIDPIAYDLLFERFLNPDRISLPDIDVDFDDDGRGRVLNWVTEKYGQEKVAHIITYGTMATKLAIKDVARVQKLPLSESDRLCKLVPDKIPDKKMNLTNAIAYVPELQAAEVSPDPILRDTIKYAKMLEGNVRNTGVHACGTIICRDDITDWVPVSTADDKETGEKMLVTQYEGSVIEDTGLIKMDFLGLKTLSIIKEAIENIKHSKGIILDIDEVDISDPPTYALYSEGRTIGTFQFESAGMQKYLRELEPSTFEDLIAMNALYRPGPMDYIPDFIDRKHGRKPIEYDIPIMEKYLKDTYGITVYQEQVMLLSRLLADFTRGESDALRKAMGKKLRDKLDHMKPKFIEGGRKNGHDPKVLEKIWTDWEKFASYAFNKSHATCYSWVAYQTAFLKANYPAEYMAATMSRNISNITEITKLMDESKATGIMTKGPDVNESYLKFSVNRKGDIRFGLGAIKGVGESAVQSILEERERNGEYKDIFDFVQRVNLSACNRKNIENLALAGAFDSFTGIKREDFFVKNAKDETFTEVLVRYGNKYQMDKAAAANSLFGGENQVDIATPEIIPSPAWGDLERLNKERDLVGIYLSAHPLDEYAVILENVCNVHMAELADLTPLQNRDLTMGGIVSAVREGYTKTGKPYGIAKVEDYSGSAEFAFFGNEWVEKKNFFMTGMFLFMRGKCQPKQWRQEEWEVKISTIELLPEVKEKIIEKLTVSAPLSALDEELITEFSALIKANPGNAELYFHVMDEDGQMYVNLMSRTMKISVQKEIMTYLKSQPQLSYKIN from the coding sequence ATGCAGGATTTTGTCCATTTACATGTCCATACCCAGTATTCCATCCTTGATGGCCAGGCGTCTATTCCACGTTTGGTAGACAAGGCTATGGCTGATGGAATGAAAGGTATAGCCGTAACAGACCATGGTGATATGTTCGGTATCAAGGAATTCTTCAATTATGTGAATAAGAAGAATAGCAGTACTAACGGTGAGATAAAGGATTTGAAGAAAAGAATAGCCGGACTGGAAAAAGGTACGGTGGAATGTGATAATCCCGAGGCGGAACTTGTGGCGTGCAAGGAGAAGTTGGAGGCGGCAAAGAGGAAATTGTTTAAACCGATTTTCGGTTGTGAGATGTATGTGGCACGCCGTCGTTTATTTAACAAAGAAGGAAAACCCGATCAAAGTGGTTATCACTTGGTAGTGCTTGCTAAAAATGAAAAAGGATACCACAACCTCATAAAATTAGTGTCAAAGGCATGGACGGAAGGGTTCTATATGCGTCCGCGTACTGATCGTGTGGAATTGGAAAAATACCATGAAGGGCTGATTGTTTGTACAGCGTGTATTGCCGGAGAAGTGCCTAGAAATATAATAGCTGGAAAATATGAAGAGGCAGAGGAGGCTATCCAATGGTATAAACGTGTATTCGGAGATGATTTCTATTTGGAATTGCAACGTCATAAAGCGACGGTTCCTCGTGCGAATCATGAAGCTTATAAATTGCAGCAAATTGCTAACGAAAAGTTGATAGAGTATTCTAGAAAATTCAATGTCAAGCTGGTTTGTACTAATGACGTTCACTTTGTAGATGAAGAGAATGCTGAAGCACACGACAGGCTGATCTGTCTGAGTACGGGTAAGGATTTGGATGATCCTAACCGTATGCTCTATTCAAAGCAAGAGTGGATGAAGACACGTGCCGAGATGAATGAAGTTTTCGCTGATGTCCCCGAGGCTCTTTCAAATACGGTGGATATTTGTGATCAGGTGGAATTTTATAGTATAGATCATGCACCGATTATGCCTACTTTTGCTATTCCTGAAGATTTTGGGACAGAAGAGGGGTATCGGAAGAAATATACAGAAAAGGACTTGTTTGATGAGTTCACTCAAGATGAAAACGGTAACGTGGTAATGAGTGAGGAGGCCGCCAAAGCCAAAATAGAGAAACTGGGTGGTTATGACAAACTCTATCGTATTAAACTGGAAGCTGATTATCTGAAGAAATTAGCGTTGGAAGGTGCGCACAAGCGTTATGGAGAAGTCTTGAATGAGGAAGTGCAGGAACGGATCAAATTCGAACTTCATATTATGAAGACGATGGGTTTTCCGGGTTACTTCTTGATTGTGCAGGATTTTATTCGTGCCGCGCGTGAAGAATTGGACGTGTCTGTAGGGCCGGGACGTGGATCGGCGGCAGGTTCTGCCGTAGCATATTGTTTGGGTATCACTAAAATAGACCCTATTGCATACGATTTGCTGTTCGAACGTTTCCTGAATCCCGACCGTATTTCTTTGCCTGATATTGATGTGGATTTTGATGATGATGGTCGTGGACGAGTACTGAATTGGGTAACTGAAAAATATGGTCAGGAAAAGGTGGCGCATATCATTACATATGGTACGATGGCAACCAAGCTAGCGATCAAGGATGTAGCCCGTGTACAGAAATTACCTTTATCGGAGTCTGACCGTTTGTGTAAGCTGGTTCCGGATAAGATTCCTGATAAAAAAATGAATTTGACTAATGCCATAGCTTATGTTCCTGAACTACAGGCAGCGGAAGTCTCACCTGATCCTATTTTGCGTGATACGATAAAGTATGCAAAGATGTTGGAGGGGAATGTCCGTAATACAGGTGTGCATGCGTGCGGTACTATTATATGTCGAGATGATATAACGGACTGGGTGCCTGTAAGTACGGCAGATGATAAGGAAACCGGTGAAAAAATGCTGGTGACTCAGTATGAAGGTTCAGTTATTGAAGATACTGGATTGATCAAGATGGACTTTTTGGGTCTGAAGACTCTTTCTATTATCAAAGAGGCGATTGAAAATATTAAGCATAGTAAGGGGATTATCTTGGACATTGACGAGGTTGACATTTCGGATCCTCCTACTTATGCTCTTTATAGTGAAGGACGGACGATTGGTACATTCCAGTTCGAATCTGCCGGTATGCAGAAATATTTGCGGGAATTGGAACCTAGTACTTTTGAGGATTTGATTGCGATGAATGCTCTTTATCGTCCGGGGCCTATGGATTATATTCCGGACTTTATCGACCGTAAGCATGGCCGTAAGCCTATTGAGTATGATATTCCTATTATGGAGAAATATTTGAAAGATACATATGGTATTACGGTATATCAGGAGCAGGTCATGCTTTTATCACGTTTGTTGGCGGATTTCACTCGTGGCGAATCCGATGCCTTGCGTAAAGCAATGGGTAAAAAACTAAGAGATAAACTAGACCATATGAAGCCTAAGTTTATTGAAGGCGGACGAAAGAACGGTCATGATCCCAAAGTACTTGAGAAGATTTGGACGGACTGGGAAAAGTTTGCTTCTTATGCATTCAATAAATCTCATGCTACTTGTTATTCATGGGTGGCTTATCAGACTGCTTTTCTGAAAGCAAACTATCCCGCGGAATATATGGCAGCTACGATGAGCCGGAATATTTCGAATATCACGGAAATTACTAAATTGATGGATGAGAGTAAGGCGACTGGCATCATGACCAAGGGACCCGATGTGAATGAAAGTTATCTGAAGTTTTCTGTGAACCGTAAAGGGGATATCCGTTTTGGGCTGGGAGCCATTAAGGGAGTGGGGGAAAGTGCTGTGCAGTCTATCCTTGAAGAACGTGAGAGAAATGGAGAATATAAAGATATTTTCGATTTTGTACAGCGTGTAAATCTTTCGGCTTGTAATCGTAAGAATATAGAAAACTTGGCTTTGGCAGGTGCTTTTGATAGTTTCACGGGAATAAAGCGTGAAGACTTCTTTGTAAAGAACGCTAAGGATGAAACCTTTACCGAAGTTTTGGTACGTTATGGAAATAAGTATCAGATGGATAAAGCCGCAGCTGCAAATTCTTTGTTTGGAGGTGAGAATCAAGTGGATATTGCTACTCCCGAAATCATTCCGTCTCCTGCATGGGGGGATTTGGAACGTTTGAATAAAGAACGTGATTTGGTAGGTATCTATCTTTCTGCCCATCCGTTGGATGAGTATGCTGTTATATTAGAGAATGTATGTAATGTCCACATGGCGGAACTTGCCGATTTAACCCCTTTGCAGAACAGAGACTTAACCATGGGGGGGATTGTGAGTGCAGTGCGTGAGGGATATACCAAGACGGGAAAACCATACGGTATTGCTAAAGTGGAAGATTATTCGGGCTCAGCGGAATTTGCTTTCTTCGGTAATGAATGGGTAGAGAAGAAGAACTTTTTTATGACTGGTATGTTTTTATTTATGCGAGGGAAATGTCAGCCAAAACAATGGCGGCAGGAAGAATGGGAGGTGAAGATAAGTACTATTGAATTATTACCAGAAGTAAAGGAAAAGATTATTGAGAAACTTACAGTTTCAGCTCCTTTGTCTGCATTGGATGAAGAGCTGATAACGGAGTTTTCAGCCTTAATCAAGGCAAATCCCGGTAATGCAGAGCTTTATTTTCATGTAATGGATGAGGATGGACAAATGTATGTCAATCTGATGTCACGTACTATGAAGATTTCGGTTCAAAAAGAGATCATGACTTATTTAAAGAGCCAACCACAGCTCTCTTACAAAATTAATTAG
- the trxA gene encoding thioredoxin — MALEIKDSNFEELLASGKPVVVDFWATWCGPCKKIAPDVEALAEEYKDQVIIGKCDVDDNDELTGKFGVRNIPTVLFIKDGEVKDKTVGAVTKAQLEEKIKALL; from the coding sequence ATGGCACTAGAAATTAAAGATAGCAATTTTGAAGAATTGCTGGCATCGGGCAAGCCTGTAGTAGTGGACTTTTGGGCAACATGGTGTGGTCCTTGTAAAAAAATAGCTCCAGATGTTGAAGCTTTGGCAGAAGAATATAAGGATCAGGTAATAATTGGAAAGTGCGACGTGGATGATAACGACGAACTGACCGGTAAATTTGGTGTACGTAACATTCCTACCGTTCTTTTTATCAAGGATGGTGAAGTGAAAGATAAGACTGTAGGTGCAGTGACCAAGGCCCAGCTGGAAGAAAAAATTAAAGCTTTACTGTAA
- a CDS encoding plasmid pRiA4b ORF-3 family protein, with protein MAKKKNSQFLPGFLEDIMSLLTPEEQEIAFELFNDGANQVDEELSHIYYHHQCPDYRLIAQPVASYLMPLWTMDDMSSLSPAEIYSSCAVIPQETLERDLRNFIFNIFVVYRKMPEKCYSYRMWYALGMMEHFRMERCLDIVLEVLRQDLDFYDFYFGYLYETMLSAITYQLGQNQLDVLMDFMKEPGLLPMSKYRVIEAVAHIVITHPARREEVMDWFGNLLGYYFDILKDQKNDICSTLLLDHVTACMMDIRGVETLPILQKIYRTYHIKPYGIPSINELKKKMPYAEMHGLEMERVEDYLAEVFEAATDEDEDEEIYDDPLYIEDQPAKKLRIKIELKDSEPLVWRILEVPSNICLERFSEVVEVAMGWDGYHLHRFIKGDTYYLPPKDRTGDCFFEGALKQFDSGMLSLGELLSRKGSKIKYEYDFGDSWIHEIILESCQSYKKEEIPVIALLDGENACPPEDCNGIWGYREMLKALEKPRSKAAREYKEWLGYNFDPTEFDLDETRGLLAEIID; from the coding sequence ATGGCTAAAAAGAAAAATTCCCAATTCCTACCTGGTTTTTTGGAGGATATCATGTCTTTATTGACTCCGGAAGAACAAGAAATTGCATTTGAATTGTTTAATGATGGAGCCAATCAGGTAGATGAAGAACTGTCTCATATTTATTATCATCATCAGTGTCCCGATTATAGATTGATTGCACAGCCAGTCGCATCTTATTTGATGCCTTTGTGGACGATGGATGATATGAGTAGTCTGTCACCGGCTGAAATCTACTCTTCTTGTGCTGTTATTCCACAAGAAACATTGGAACGAGATCTCCGTAATTTTATTTTTAACATCTTTGTCGTATATCGGAAAATGCCCGAAAAATGTTATTCATATAGAATGTGGTATGCATTAGGAATGATGGAGCATTTTCGTATGGAACGTTGTTTGGATATTGTTTTGGAAGTATTGCGGCAAGACTTGGATTTCTATGATTTTTATTTCGGTTATTTGTATGAAACAATGTTGTCTGCTATAACCTATCAATTGGGACAGAATCAATTAGATGTTTTGATGGACTTTATGAAAGAGCCTGGATTGCTTCCTATGTCTAAATATAGAGTGATTGAAGCGGTTGCTCATATTGTGATAACTCATCCTGCCAGAAGAGAGGAAGTGATGGATTGGTTTGGTAATTTGTTGGGTTATTATTTTGATATACTGAAAGATCAGAAGAATGATATTTGTTCCACTTTGCTGCTTGATCATGTTACAGCTTGCATGATGGATATTCGAGGGGTAGAAACTTTACCTATTTTGCAAAAGATTTATCGGACTTATCATATTAAACCTTATGGCATTCCAAGTATTAATGAACTAAAGAAAAAAATGCCTTATGCGGAAATGCATGGGTTGGAAATGGAGCGGGTAGAAGATTATTTAGCTGAAGTTTTTGAGGCTGCTACTGATGAGGACGAGGATGAGGAAATTTACGATGATCCGCTTTACATAGAAGATCAGCCTGCTAAAAAACTTAGAATAAAAATAGAGTTGAAAGATTCTGAACCGTTAGTATGGCGCATATTGGAGGTCCCTTCGAATATTTGCTTGGAAAGATTTTCTGAGGTGGTAGAAGTGGCAATGGGATGGGATGGTTATCATTTGCATCGTTTTATTAAGGGGGACACTTATTATCTTCCTCCCAAAGATCGGACAGGTGATTGTTTTTTTGAAGGTGCACTCAAACAGTTTGATTCCGGTATGCTTTCTTTAGGTGAATTATTAAGTCGCAAGGGATCAAAGATTAAGTATGAATATGATTTCGGGGATAGTTGGATACATGAAATTATATTAGAATCCTGTCAGTCTTATAAGAAAGAGGAAATTCCGGTTATTGCCTTGTTGGATGGTGAAAATGCTTGTCCGCCGGAAGATTGTAATGGCATATGGGGGTATAGGGAAATGCTGAAAGCTTTAGAAAAACCTCGCTCCAAAGCTGCGCGTGAATATAAAGAATGGTTGGGGTATAATTTTGATCCTACAGAATTTGATCTTGATGAAACTAGAGGGCTGTTGGCTGAAATTATAGATTGA